AGAGATAGGTGGTCACCGGCACCTGGAGAGAGGTGGTCAGTGGCACCTGGATGTATGGGGTCACCGGTGCCTGGAGATAGGTGGTAACCAGCACCTAGAGAGAGGTGGTCAGTGGCACTTGAATATATGGGGTCACCGGTGCCTGGAGATAGGTGGTCACTGGCACCTGGAGGTAGGTGGTCACCGGCACCTGGAGGTAGGTCGTCACCGGCACCTGGAGAGAGGTGGTCAGTGGCACCTGAATATATGGGGTCAGCGGTGCCTGGAGATAGGTGATCACCGGCACCTGGAGAGAGGTGGTCAGTGGCACCTGGATATATCGGGTCACCGGTGCCTGGAGATAGGTGGTCACCGGCACCTGGAGAGGGGGTGTCAGTGGCACCTGAAGATGTGTCACAGTGCCTGGAAGTAGGTGGTCAATGGCACCTGGAGATAGGTGGTCACTGGCACCTGGAGATAGGTGGTCACCGGCACCTGGAGAGAGGTGGTCACTGGCACCTGGAGACAGGTGGTCACTGGTGCTTGGAGATAGGTGGTCAAGGTGCTTGGAGATAGGTGGTCAGTGGTGCTTGGAGATAGGTGGTCACCAGTGCCTGGAAATAGGTTGGCACTGGTGCCGGGAGATAGGTTGTCATCAGTGCCTGGAGATAGGCGGCCACCGGTGCCTAAAGACAGGCGGTCATCAGTGCCTGAAGATAGGTGGTCATTGGTGCGTGAAGATGGGTTGTCACCAGCGCCTGGAGATAGGTGGCTACCGGTTCCTGGAGATAGGTGGTCTCTGGTATCTGGAGATAGGGGGTCACCGGTGCCTGGAGATAGGTGGTCACCGGCAGCTGGAGATAGGTGGTCACCGGTGCCTGGAGATAGGAGGAGACCAGTGCCTGGAGATAGGTGGTCACCAGGGCCTAGAGATAGGTGGCCACCGGCAGCTGGCGATAGGTGGTCACTGGTGCCTGGAGATAGGAGGAGACCAGTGCCTGGAGATAGGTGGTCACCAGTGCCTGGAGATAGGTGGTGACCGGCAGCTGGAGATAGGTGGCCACCGGTGCCTGGAGATAGGAGGAGACCAGTGCCTGGAGAGAGGTGGTCACCAGGGCCTAGAGATAGGTGGCCACTGGCAGCTGGAGATAGGTGGTCACTGGTGCCTGGAGATAGGTGGTCACCAGTGCCTGGAGATAGGTGGTCACCGGCAGCTGGAGATAGCTGGTCACCAGTGCCTGGAGATAGGAGGAGACCAGTGCCTGGAGAGAGGTGGTCACCAGGGCCTAGAGATAGGTGGTCACTGGTGCATGGAGATGGGTGCTCACCAGCACCTGGAGATAGATGGTCAGCGGCACCTGGAGAGTGGTGGTCAGTGGCACCTGAAGATGTGTCACGGCGCCTGGAAGTAGGTGGTCAACGGCACCTGGAGATAGGTGGTCACCAGCACCTGGAGAGAAGTGGTCAGTGGCACCTGAATATATGGGGTCACCGGTGCCTGGAGATAAGTGGTCACTGGCACCTGGAGGTAGGTAGTCACCGGCACTTGGAGGTAGGTGGTCAACGGCACCTGGAGAGAGGTGGTCAGTGGCACCTGGATATATCGGGTCACCGgtgcctggaaataggtggtcacCGGCACCTGGAGAGGGGTGGTCAGTGGCACCTGAAGATGTGTCACAGCTCCTGGAAGTAGGTGGTCACCGGCACCTGGAGAGAGGTGGTCACCGGCACCTGGAGAGAGGTGGTCACCGGCACCTGGAGATAGGTGGTCACCAGCACCTGGAGAGAGGTGGTCAGTGGCACTTGGAGGTAGGTGGTCACCGGCACCTGGAGATAGGTGGTAACCAGCACCTGGAGAGAGGTGGTCAGTGTCACCTGAATATATGGGGTCACCGGTGCCTGGAGATAGGTGGTCACTAGCACCTGGAGAGAGGTGGTCAGTGGCACCTGAATATATGGGGTCACCGGTGCCTGGAGATAGGTGGTCACCGGCACCTGGAGATAGGTGGTCACCGGCACCTGGAGAGTGGTGGTCACCGGCACCTGGAGATAGGTGGTCAACGGCACCTGGAGATAGGTGGTCAACGGCACCTGGAGATAGGCGGTCACCAGCACCTGGAGATAGGTGGTCACCGGCACCTGGAGAGAGGTGGTCAGTGGCACCTGGATATATGGGGTCACCGGTGCCTGGAGATAGGTGGTAACCAGCACCTGGAGAGAGGTGGTCAGTGGCACTTGAATATATGGGGTCACCGATGCCTGGAGATAGGTGGTCACTGGCACCTGGAGGTAGGTGGTCACCGGCACCTGGAGGTAGGTCGTCACCGGCACCTGGAGGTAGGTGGTCACCGGCACCTGGAGAGAGGTGGTCAGTTGCACCTGGATATATGGGGTCACCGGTGCCTGGAGAGAGGTGGTCAGTGGCACCTGAATATATGGGGTCACCGGTGCCTGGAGATAGGTGGTCACCAGCACCTGGAGATAGGTGGTCACCGGCACCTGGAGAGAGGTGGTCACCGGCACCTTGAGATAGGTGGTCAACGGCACCTGGAGAGAGGTGGTCAGTGGCACCTGGATATATCGGGTCACCGGCACCTGGAGATAGGTGGTCACCGGCACCTGGAGAGTGGTGGTCACCGGCACCTGGAGATAGGTGGTCACCGGCACCTGGAGAGAGGTGGTCAGTGGCACCTGGATATATCGGGTCACCTGTGCCTGGAGATAGGTGGTCACCGGCACCTGGAGAGAGGTGGTCAGGGGCACCTGGATATATCAGGTCACCGGTGCCTGGAGATAGGTGGTCACCAGCACCTGGAGAGGGGTGGTCAGTGGCACCTGAAGATGGGTCAGAGCGCCTGGAAGTAGGTGGTCAATGGCACCTGGAGATAGGTGGTCACTGGCACCTGGAGAGAGGTGGTCACCAGCACCTGGAGAGAGGTGGTCAGTGGCACCTGGAGATAGGTGGTCAACGGCACCTGGAGAGAGGTGGTCACCGGTACCTGGCAGATAGTGGTTGAGGTTTCTTGACTTGGCCTGTGTCCAGTAGTGCAGCCTTAGTGACATGAGCCCCAATTCAAGCAGGGAAAATTGGTCCCAGGTCCCCCTGGATCAGTATTACAAGAGAGACATGATTTCAGGGCAGTGGCCCCTCACATCCCTTGACCCTGGTGTCACTTCACCTGCTGCAGTAATGATAGCTGTGCTCCCTCCTGCTTACGGGTCTCCAGGTTTCTCATTCTGCTGatactttcttttcttctcctcaTCCCTCCTTTCGTGCATCtgcttcctccctcccctgtgtctctGTCTTCCCTTCTTATGACTCCCAGTCGTCCTTGTCTGCCGCCTAGCTTCTCTCTCGTAAATCCTTCTTTCTGGCCCCTTCCACCTCTCTTGGCAATTTTGCTTCTGtctttttcatttctctttttctctcatccTTATATGCTTCTCCCCATTCCTAAGACCTTTCTTTTATCGTTTTGCTCCTCCTTCTCCATTCCTCCATTTCTTCTCTTCGTCCCTCCTACCCTTCAGCCCTCTCTCCTCTAAGAGTGAATGCAGGCTGCGGGCAGGTTCTGTGTATAAACAATCCTGGCCAGGGGGTTCTAAGGGAACTGCAGCCAATACCCTTCCACCTCTACGCCCCGGTGCCACTACACCAGCTGCACCGCTCTGAGCTGCACCGCTGCAGCTGTACCCACAATGGTCTCATCTCTTGTACCCCATGTTACATTCAGTTTTAAAGTCTTCTGCTATTGAGACAGAATATTGAAAACACAGATATCATGGGACAGAATATTTTGTCAAAAATATCAcgtgcaaaaatattgtgatggtaAGTTCCCATAGATAAGTAAAATGTTACTATATTTAatttcacatatatgtaccttgacaatatgttTATCTTCAAGGTAGGTAGGTGTAGTATTTAGAATAGTGAATctctacttacctatttgcactttccTTCTCAATATGtgggtccttgatatttttgatgcaatattctgtccacacaacatttttgtttccgatattcaGTCAGTGATCCACTCTTCTTGacttcaatgttttctttttttttgccaccaGGAGGCAGCCGTGCTTGTGTCGCAGAGATCCCTAAATCCACGTGAGTTCTTCCGGCAGAGGGAGAACTCTCTCTCGTCTTCCACCTCTCTGTCCCCGACATCGCCCCCACCAGGTGAGTGCTCAGAGTGACACCAGGGTACAGGTCTATTTACCATATTGGTGCCAGACTTTTGGCCTCCAAGGGTTTGTGAGATGCCTTCAGTGTTGTTTCTCTCCTTTTATGCTGCGTTCTTGTCATTACGTTTTTTATGGATCATGGCAACTACATATATGTTTTCGTATCATGTGTTGACTGTGCACATAGATGGATGTCCTCACGGTCTGGTCCACACTCgctatcaaccaatcaatcaaggaTTGATCAAGTGTGGCAAAACACCCTTGAGGGTCTCACCGCACTGTTTTTGTAGGCCCagggacattaagggcctgatttagatattggcggacgggttactccgtcacaacgatgacggatatcccgtctgctgaaatctacatCCCATTATGTGAAgagtaacccctcccccaaactctaattcaggccctaagtgatttgcccagaattacaggatgttgagccgagactcgaacctggttcccctgctccgaagtcggcagctctgcccgttacaccacatcctctcccctcgaTGCCAGTGTTCCTGTCACCCGGAGGAGTATTCTGAGATCAGACAGGAAGGGCAGCAACAGGACTGTGAAGTTCTGTCCTGGGCAACAAATGCTAAACTTGGGCTCCTCAATCTTTTATGCTGAGGCCACCAACTACAGGAAAGGGGCATTGTCAAGCCCTATGACCTGCCCTTTTCAAGATGGTGGTCTGTTCAGGGAAGTCTGCCAGAGGTTCCCATTCTAAAATGGAGTCTTTTCTTATGATATGAGTTCCTGTTTGAATCATATATGAGGAGGCATTTACAAGTGAAAGAAGTTTGATGGAACTCCTGCTAGATGTACTTGCTTGGCTCGTCCTGATCTCTGATGTCAGGGGCAGTTTGGCGCTTTGCTACTAATTTATGAATTAATTGCCATCTCTGACTAAGAACTACACATCGATGGTACCCGTTGTGTGTGTTTCTCCTAGCTAGGACCTCTACAGGAgacacaacacttttcacacaagcTAGACTGTGCTGGGTTGCACTGTggttactgaaagaacttgctcttTTCTGGCTTGTTTTCTGGGACAAGCAAGCAGgaaactttgtttttatttttgtaaacataATTTTGTTGATTTTCCATTATGCTCTTTCTCTTGTGCTACATTGTTCCGTTATTAGTTACAATGTTTTTCCATGCCAGTACGATTTGTCATTTTCACCTTTTAGCTCAAAAACACCAGACTAATGTGAACAATAACCAAAGCTGCCCCTATTGTCTTTTGAATTCTTTCCGTGCCGACCCATCCCAGTCATAAGGTGATCCATCTCATCACAAGCTATAGTCCCTCCGATTGTTCTGCCCCTAACACCCAACAGTACATAAGTTACTGGACAacctatccatatatatatattctttaactGCCACAATATTCACCCAACTCCTTTATTTTAGTCACATCCCATGATTCTGAGCAATTCCCTTTGTTACCTTGGGTGGATGAGTATCTCCTTTGGAAATGTATCAATCGAACACACCTTGCTTGTGCAGAACTTATGTCCCCAGTTCTGCAGCCCTGAGCCCTGATCGCCCTGATTCATCCCCCACGAATCTCCTTCTTTCTGacatccagtcctccactctacgtGGAGCGGACGAATTCCAGGACCTTGAAAGTTGCTGTTAAGCGACCAGATCTCCAGGTCTACGAATGTAATTTTTTGGTAACTAAGACGTGTTCCAGTCTGAGGGCCGGCAGAGGTCACCCACAGAGGACAGTGGTGTGATCAGTGTTACTCTAGTATGAGCAGGTTGATGCTGTATTTTTGTTTATCATTGCCTTTGCCTTATTTTGCATGTTCTTCTCTTCTAGGAGGCACCAGGAGACCAGCCCTGCGGTACCAGCGCAGCTTGACCGAGTCGTCCTTCATGGTTCGAAAGCCAGAGTCCCCCAtctccccttccccttctccctcctacGCACGTCGCCATGAATTCTTCTCATCCACAAGTCCCCGTACTCCGCCAGAGACTTGCTCCCCATCTATGATCTTCTCCAAGGCTGGAGCGCCCACCAGAGGCGGCAGGTTCCCCATCGTTAGCCCACCGAGGGCAGGCACTCAGCCCCCCAAACCCTTTTTCAGAGCCGACTCTCTGCCGGCTGCAAGTCTAACACAAACTCTGCCTCCGAGACCCTCTAGCCCACCAAATATTAGTAGGGTTTCCCCAACAAGCCTTCCCACATCACAGCCTCTGCCTCCTCTCAGTGCAGACAGGTCTGAGACTCAAAACCATATTAGTTCAGGAAGAATTAACTCTCTCTCTCCTACAAGCTCAGCCAGAGAGGAACCCAAGCCACCTACCTGCCCACCAATTGCTGAATCCACACCCCCTGCCAGTCTACTCAAAGATGAGTCCCAATCTCTGCGCAGCCTGCCTGATCATGAGTCTCCGGCCCTTGGCAGTCCCTATACACACGACTTTGTATCCGTAACAAACACAGTAAAGGTTGACTCCAAACAGCCTTCCATCCCTCCCAACATTGTAACCCCATCGCCCATCATTCCAGACCCAATAGACTCCGCTGATGCGTTTACAGCAGACAGAGCAGAACGATCACCCTTTGCCATTTCAGTCAAGTATGAATCCCTACTTGATGACCCTACACCAAGAGTGGATGCGGCTGTGCCTGCCAGTCCACCTGGGGTGGTACCCTTAGCTCCCACAGCCACACCGGACAAGGAGCCAGTGCCCTCTTTGACATTGTCTAGACCAGAGTTTGAGTGTCAAGCCATCATCACCAGGTGTGAACCAGTCCCTGATCCTGCACCATGCAACGAGCCATCCTTACCTGCTAGCCAGGCCCGAGCTGTAGCTCCACCTGCTGTAATCCCACCCGAGGAGGAGTTGATACCGTTGGTCACATCGACTACAGTGGAATTTCAATCCTCTGATGTTACCTCCGGGTGTGAACCAACATGTGATCCTGTCTCATCGTACACTGAACCACACGTACCTGACAGCCCTCCCCGAGCAGTATCCCCACCTCACCTAATCGCACCTCTGGTGGATGCGGAGCCATCGCTTGCATCCTTTAGAGGGGAGTCATCACCCATGACCGATATATCTAAGTACGAATTACTCTTTAATGATGTTACCCTACCTGCCAGCCCCCCAAGAGCTGTCTCCCCATCTTCCGTAATCTCACCTGCAGAGGAGTCAGTACTCTctgagccaacaaaaacaggtgaatttcaatcCTCTGCTATCCTCACCGGGTGTGAACTAATCCCTGAACATGTTGCCCCCTGTGCCAGGCCACCGTTGTCCGCCAGCCTTCCCAGAGCAGTATCCCCACCTGCTGTaatcccactcacagaccagtCTCTCCAATCTTTCACACCTTTTTCAGAAGAGACCCTACCCGTGATCATTACAGCTGGGTATGAATCACTCCTTGATGATGTTACATCGTCTGCCTCCCCACCCAGAGAAGAGTCTCCACCCTCTGCAGTCCCTTCCCTGATGGAGTTGGTACACTCATTAACATCTGGTACAAGAGAGTTCCAGTCCCCTACCTTCTCAGCTGGGTGTGATGTAAACTCTCATGACACCACACAAGAAGTGAAGCCCACCCTGTCCCCCAGCCCACCCAGATCAGCATCTCCACCTCTTGCAGTCCCTCCAGCAGTCGAGTCAGTACCAGGTGCATCTCTAGAAGCAACTGGGTCTCCATTCTGTGCCATCTCCCCAAAGGATGAAGTGATCCCCAATGATGATACACCATCCTGTGAGCCTGAGCTTCCTGGCAGTCCACCCATACCTCCATCGTCTGT
The genomic region above belongs to Pleurodeles waltl isolate 20211129_DDA chromosome 1_1, aPleWal1.hap1.20221129, whole genome shotgun sequence and contains:
- the LOC138250331 gene encoding drebrin-like isoform X1 — its product is MGSVNLDTYSLSLLAAKEDILSGRCSTNWAVFTYEKRNNLKLLDSGAGGLEELAPKFTDTRLLYALCQVKDPGTGQPRVVLINWVGEKVDELYRQTCSTHLPAIRAFFKEASVIISARRTEEVTSSAIHHALSSLTSSTSTSRKTRLVDSEELVGTNYRKTNPALEMRRSKRDSFWAQAEREEEERKEEERRRLQEERKRWDRERMEQEKREAEERERKIREKEQMIEEQRKEQARLQAEERKREKTKWEQQQREHEEEMRDRFRRSESIEKAAEAAVLVSQRSLNPREFFRQRENSLSSSTSLSPTSPPPGGTRRPALRYQRSLTESSFMVRKPESPISPSPSPSYARRHEFFSSTSPRTPPETCSPSMIFSKAGAPTRGGRFPIVSPPRAGTQPPKPFFRADSLPAASLTQTLPPRPSSPPNISRVSPTSLPTSQPLPPLSADRSETQNHISSGRINSLSPTSSAREEPKPPTCPPIAESTPPASLLKDESQSLRSLPDHESPALGSPYTHDFVSVTNTVKVDSKQPSIPPNIVTPSPIIPDPIDSADAFTADRAERSPFAISVKYESLLDDPTPRVDAAVPASPPGVVPLAPTATPDKEPVPSLTLSRPEFECQAIITRCEPVPDPAPCNEPSLPASQARAVAPPAVIPPEEELIPLVTSTTVEFQSSDVTSGCEPTCDPVSSYTEPHVPDSPPRAVSPPHLIAPLVDAEPSLASFRGESSPMTDISKYELLFNDVTLPASPPRAVSPSSVISPAEESVLSEPTKTGEFQSSAILTGCELIPEHVAPCARPPLSASLPRAVSPPAVIPLTDQSLQSFTPFSEETLPVIITAGYESLLDDVTSSASPPREESPPSAVPSLMELVHSLTSGTREFQSPTFSAGCDVNSHDTTQEVKPTLSPSPPRSASPPLAVPPAVESVPGASLEATGSPFCAISPKDEVIPNDDTPSCEPELPGSPPIPPSSVVATTWSEAQGSLLSTTNQDLVQLEPVVIDYQEIPSEASHRRLESLAHGLPTRTSDGVETSQFHVSFTDDVHHREYVVSQNTSSTVDPDSISTTFHTLADYTPLETELEISYPVQSADITMASVNSPGKGPETGGDAPVAGQDPSAAHADVPYTLGEIQVNGARLNGIGGQEDEETQPQEMTREQAEQDQAGLESAPKACTRAVYEYQAEDESRVLPDGGSLVPELVTRNEA
- the LOC138250331 gene encoding drebrin-like isoform X2, producing MGSVNLDTYSLSLLAAKEDILSGRCSTNWAVFTYEKRNNLKLLDSGAGGLEELAPKFTDTRLLYALCQVKDPGTGQPRVVLINWVGEKVDELYRQTCSTHLPAIRAFFKEASVIISARRTEEVTSSAIHHALSSLTSSTSTSRKTRLVDSEELVGTNYRKTNPALEMRRSKRDSFWAQAEREEEERKEEERRRLQEERKRWDRERMEQEKREAEERERKIREKEQMIEEQRKEQARLQAEERKREKTKWEQQQREHEEEMRDRFRRSESIEKAAEAAVLVSQRSLNPREFFRQRENSLSSSTSLSPTSPPPGGTRRPALRYQRSLTESSFMVRKPESPISPSPSPSYARRHEFFSSTSPRTPPETCSPSMIFSKAGAPTRGGRFPIVSPPRAGTQPPKPFFRADSLPAASLTQTLPPRPSSPPNISRVSPTSLPTSQPLPPLSADRSETQNHISSGRINSLSPTSSAREEPKPPTCPPIAESTPPASLLKDESQSLRSLPDHESPALGSPYTHDFVSVTNTVKVDSKQPSIPPNIVTPSPIIPDPIDSADAFTADRAERSPFAISVKYESLLDDPTPRVDAAVPASPPGVVPLAPTATPDKEPVPSLTLSRPEFECQAIITRCEPVPDPAPCNEPSLPASQARAVAPPAVIPPEEELIPLVTSTTVEFQSSDVTSGCEPTCDPVSSYTEPHVPDSPPRAVSPPHLIAPLVDAEPSLASFRGESSPMTDISKYELLFNDVTLPASPPRAVSPSSVISPAEESVLSEPTKTGEFQSSAILTGCELIPEHVAPCARPPLSASLPRAVSPPAVIPLTDQSLQSFTPFSEETLPVIITAGYESLLDDVTSSASPPREESPPSAVPSLMELVHSLTSGTREFQSPTFSAGCDVNSHDTTQEVKPTLSPSPPRSASPPLAVPPAVESVPGASLEATGSPFCAISPKDEVIPNDDTPSCEPELPGSPPIPPSSVVATTWSEAQGSLLSTTNQDLVQLEPVVIDYQEIPSEASHRRLESLAHGLPTRTSDGVETSQFHVSFTDDVHHREYVVSQNTSSTVDPDSISTTFHTLADYTPLETELEISYPVQSADITMASVNSPGKGPETGGDAPVAGQDPSAAHADVPYTLGEIQVNGARLNGIGGQEDEETQPQEMTREQAEQDQKMNPGSYRMVGPWFQSW